Sequence from the Sulfuracidifex tepidarius genome:
CTGTCGTCGGACCTATCGTCCTATCTATAATAGCCATTGTCCTCGGAATACTTGGCCTACTGAGGATAAGAGAAGGATTTTCTCTGCTCGTCCAGTCAGGGAAGCCGGTGGGGATAGGCTCGACGGGGGTAACCTTGGTCTTTGTCGGTTTAATCCTAGAAGTGTTGGGCGCAATCCTTACAGTAGTCTTGATAGGGATATTCTTGCTTCCGATAGCAGGAATAGTAGCATTCGTAGGGTATGTGTTATTCGGGATAGGTTTGTACAGCGTGGGGTCGCAATACAACAACGGCTTAACTAAGATAGGAGGAATACTCGTAGCTACCCTCATACTGGGGTTCATCGGCCTCATCATGGTATATGTAGGACTAGGGGAAGTACAGAAAAACGTCGGGACTTACGGGTACACTCCGCAGTCAGGACAGTCCCAGCTATACCAGGTGGGGGTTGGAACCCTAAAGGACGGAGTCGCCACTTTCACGGTATATTCCAGCCAACAGCTCATGATCTACTCTGCTTCTCTTTTGGGCACACAGTACTACACTAACTCAGTGACTCCTAACACGCTTAACCCGGGGAACAATAACGTCATGGTGAATTTCGGCAACGTGAGCGGATTGACACAAGGCCCATACACGATAAGGCTCACCTTGTCTAACGGGCAGAACTTGGACGTTAAAGTGAATGTCCAGTGATGATTAGAAATATTGTAAATATCATAAAGAGATAAAGGAGAACCCCCCTTCCTTTTTCTTTATCGCTTTCTTTAAGCTCCTCACGTTTTTTCATTCTCGATTAATGGACCTTGTCTACTTAAACGAGGTGAAGAGAGTTCTCTAGGTTGGAAGAAACATTCGACACGTATATTTCTCTTCCAGAACTGATATAACAATATTTAAAACTAAAATTGTACTTCGTCAGGCCTTAAAAGACGAGATTTGCGTTTCAGGTCAGGTGGTTCGAGACATTAACGTGAGACACAAAGAGGTCCCTACGTCCTGCGTCTAGGAGAGCTAATGGCGTAACAATGTGAGGAAGTACAGTTAACCTCAGACGTTACGCCTGAGTGAAGATGCCTCGCTCTTTAAAGTCTGATGAAGTATATGTAGTACGTATATATAAACATACACATGTACCTCCTTTAAACGGCTTGCGTGCTATTTCACTTACATGAGCCCACGTTTACACAGAATCCTGATTAAGCGTTTAGCTGAAATAAAGTTTCACGCTGACCGACGTTCGAGAAGTCTGTGAAGCACGTCCCTGCAATTTGGAGGTGAGGCTTGGACCTGAGTTGTGTTCGCTCTTTCACACCCTGGAACTCACATTTATTTTCGACGTCTCCTCCTTGTCAATCTGAAGATAGGCTACGTGTCTACAAACCGTTCACTGTGCAAGTCTGACTCGACTGTGAGGCTTGACCATCTGGAGAGAGTTAAGGAGGTAGCCACAAACAACTTGGAGTGCTTGAAGAGGACCTTAGAGTGGAACGTGGAACACGACATCTTCTTCTTCAGGATAAGCTCCAACACTATACCCTTCGCTTCCCACCCTAAGATGACCTTCAATTGGAGGGAGGAGATGAGGGGACTCTTGGGGGAGGTAGGGGACGTGATAAGGGAAAACTCAATCAGGGTATCAATGCACCCGGGTCAGTACACTGTCCTTAACTCTGAGAGAGAGGAAGTGGTGAAGAGCTCCATAGAGGAGCTCAGGTACCACGCCGACTTGTTGGACTTAATGGGCGTAGAAGGTAATGTACAGATACACGTGGGTAGCTCAAAGGGAGGAAAGGAGGGAGGGACCGAGAGGTTTATGGAGAACTTCTCACTGTTGCCTGAGAACGTGAAGAGCAGGTTGGTGGCAGAGAACGACGATAGAGTTTACAAGGTGAAGGACTGCTTGGAGGTATGGGGAAGGACGGGGACTCCGGTAGTCCTGGACAACCTCCACCACTCCCTAAACAACGACGGTGAGAGGTTGGAGGAAGTGCTGAAGGAGGTGAGAGTCACATAGAAGGGTACACCCATGATGGACTACAGCTCCCAGGAGCCTGGAGAGAGGAGGGGTGTCCACGCGCACACTTTGTCAGAACCCCACTTCAGGGACTTCCTCAGCGTGGTGGAAGACGTGGACGTCATGCTGGAGGTAAAGGACAA
This genomic interval carries:
- a CDS encoding DUF973 family protein translates to MSYNPNPSLEIDGIEKLRRGTLFFIIIPLLSLLSIALAVTVVGPIVLSIIAIVLGILGLLRIREGFSLLVQSGKPVGIGSTGVTLVFVGLILEVLGAILTVVLIGIFLLPIAGIVAFVGYVLFGIGLYSVGSQYNNGLTKIGGILVATLILGFIGLIMVYVGLGEVQKNVGTYGYTPQSGQSQLYQVGVGTLKDGVATFTVYSSQQLMIYSASLLGTQYYTNSVTPNTLNPGNNNVMVNFGNVSGLTQGPYTIRLTLSNGQNLDVKVNVQ
- the uvsE gene encoding UV DNA damage repair endonuclease UvsE translates to MFALSHPGTHIYFRRLLLVNLKIGYVSTNRSLCKSDSTVRLDHLERVKEVATNNLECLKRTLEWNVEHDIFFFRISSNTIPFASHPKMTFNWREEMRGLLGEVGDVIRENSIRVSMHPGQYTVLNSEREEVVKSSIEELRYHADLLDLMGVEGNVQIHVGSSKGGKEGGTERFMENFSLLPENVKSRLVAENDDRVYKVKDCLEVWGRTGTPVVLDNLHHSLNNDGERLEEVLKEVRVT